A window of Lacibacter sediminis contains these coding sequences:
- a CDS encoding serine hydrolase domain-containing protein: MSLNRLNIRPKVSASLVFLLFFQLGFAQQDFSKVDEWVNKNLTDLGGRAVLMIYKDGKFAYTQNFNNLTKAQQNRGKIKAKVQGKDVEEVLQDYTSTTRERIASSSKWFTAALLMTYIDENKVRLTDSVGKFLPVMTKYGKGGIKVWQCLNHTTGIKSGGLRDMLNGMKNVKSMFESLEQIAMLPMEGTPGKYFHYSNTGLQIVAGIIEKVSEKDFETAFKERIADPLEMKNTDFGKSGVPLAAGGAFSTAEDYMNFLIMLMNEGEFNGKRIISKALVNEMQKNRLGRDVEMAYSPEEAGNWGYGFGEWIMDAPLAVSEKKDAMPVSKRGVAVSSPGLFGSFPWIDNDKKYCAFLFVYNLKNKGRHEKYKELKGLVDNVMR, from the coding sequence ATGTCACTTAACCGTTTGAATATCCGCCCCAAAGTCAGTGCCAGCCTTGTTTTCCTGTTATTCTTTCAGTTGGGTTTTGCCCAACAGGATTTTAGTAAGGTAGATGAGTGGGTAAATAAGAATCTTACCGACCTCGGCGGCCGTGCTGTATTAATGATCTATAAGGATGGAAAATTTGCTTACACGCAGAACTTTAACAATTTAACGAAGGCCCAGCAGAACCGTGGAAAGATCAAAGCAAAAGTGCAGGGCAAGGATGTGGAAGAAGTGTTGCAGGATTATACCAGCACCACCCGTGAACGTATTGCCAGCAGCAGCAAATGGTTTACTGCTGCTTTGCTGATGACCTACATTGATGAAAACAAAGTTCGGCTAACCGACTCCGTTGGAAAATTTTTGCCCGTAATGACGAAGTATGGTAAAGGTGGTATTAAAGTATGGCAATGTTTGAATCATACAACAGGTATTAAAAGTGGCGGACTCCGTGATATGCTCAATGGCATGAAGAATGTAAAGAGCATGTTTGAATCCCTTGAACAAATAGCTATGTTACCGATGGAAGGCACACCGGGAAAATATTTTCATTACAGCAATACAGGGTTGCAAATTGTTGCAGGCATAATTGAAAAAGTAAGTGAGAAAGATTTTGAAACCGCATTTAAAGAACGCATTGCTGATCCGCTTGAAATGAAGAATACTGATTTTGGAAAGAGCGGCGTACCCCTTGCGGCGGGTGGTGCGTTTAGCACAGCAGAAGATTACATGAACTTTTTGATCATGCTGATGAACGAAGGTGAGTTTAATGGCAAGCGTATCATCAGTAAAGCATTGGTAAATGAAATGCAGAAGAACCGTTTAGGTCGTGATGTAGAAATGGCTTACAGCCCTGAAGAAGCAGGCAACTGGGGCTATGGTTTTGGTGAATGGATCATGGATGCACCATTGGCAGTGAGTGAAAAGAAAGATGCCATGCCTGTTTCAAAACGTGGAGTTGCAGTAAGCAGCCCCGGTTTGTTTGGTTCTTTTCCATGGATCGATAATGATAAAAAGTATTGTGCGTTTTTGTTTGTGTACAATTTAAAGAACAAAGGACGACATGAAAAGTATAAAGAGTTGAAAGGATTGGTGGATAATGTGATGAGGTAG
- the clpB gene encoding ATP-dependent chaperone ClpB: MNLGNFTIKAAEAVQQAQQLAFNAQNTNIETEHILKALLDQQDSPVEYLLKKNNVTVNLVESKLNEAINRLPKTSGEPAQSIGREANNVVLRAGASLKSFGDEFVTPEHLLLAIVQGNDSTAKLLKDAGLTEKGLITAIKDLRKGDTVKSQTQETQFNALNKYAKNLIEMARQGKLDPVIGRDEEIRRTLHILTRRSKNNPILVGEPGVGKTAIAEGLAMRIVNGDVPENLKSKIIYALDMGQLIAGAKYKGEFEERLKSVVKEVTTSDGEIILFIDEIHTLVGAGGGEGAMDAANILKPALARGELRAIGATTLNEYQKFFEKDKALERRFQKVMIDEPSMEDAVSILRGLKDRYETHHHVRIKDEAIIAAVELSVRYITDRFLPDKAIDLIDESAAKLRLEMNSMPEELDKLERQIRQLEIEREAIKRESDEFKLKELNTEIANLSVDRDTLKAKWKTEKELVEKVQNAKAEIENLKLQAERAEREGNYGLVAEIRYGKIKEQETQIAVLTQQIETSGEKRLLKEEVDAEDIAENIAKMTGIPVAKMLQSEREKLLHLEDELHNRVIGQDEAITAVADAIRRSRAGLSDPKKPIGSFIFLGTTGVGKTELAKALAEYLFDDEGMMTRIDMSEYQEKHTVSRLVGAPPGYVGYDEGGQLTEAVRRKPYSVVLLDEIEKAHPDVWNVLLQVLDDGRLTDNKGRVVNFKNTIIIMTSNIGSHLISEAYEGVSTENEIDKAAERAKLEVMTLLRQTIRPEFLNRVDEIIMFAPLLRKEIKSIIRIQLNNLKQLVAQSGIQLEFSDYTLEFLAEHGFDPQFGARPLKRLIQKEIVNGLSRKILSGDIEKSRKVLVDVFDGVVVFRNENDETPSTKEKNKAATT; this comes from the coding sequence ATGAATTTAGGAAACTTCACTATAAAAGCAGCTGAAGCTGTGCAGCAGGCACAGCAACTGGCATTTAATGCGCAGAATACAAATATTGAGACTGAACATATCCTGAAAGCGTTGCTTGATCAGCAGGATAGTCCTGTTGAATATCTATTGAAGAAAAACAACGTTACGGTAAATCTTGTTGAATCAAAGCTAAATGAGGCCATTAACCGTTTGCCAAAAACAAGTGGCGAACCTGCGCAGTCAATTGGCCGTGAAGCCAATAATGTGGTGTTGCGTGCAGGTGCATCACTTAAAAGTTTTGGTGATGAGTTTGTAACGCCGGAGCATTTACTGTTAGCAATTGTACAAGGCAATGATTCAACAGCAAAACTGTTGAAAGATGCAGGCTTAACAGAAAAAGGACTGATCACCGCTATTAAAGATCTACGTAAAGGTGATACAGTAAAAAGTCAAACACAGGAAACACAATTCAATGCATTGAACAAGTATGCAAAGAACTTAATTGAAATGGCGAGACAAGGTAAACTTGATCCTGTGATCGGTCGTGATGAAGAGATACGCCGCACTTTACACATCTTAACACGCAGGAGTAAAAACAATCCAATACTTGTGGGTGAGCCTGGTGTTGGTAAAACTGCAATCGCAGAAGGATTGGCGATGCGCATTGTGAATGGTGATGTGCCGGAAAATTTGAAATCGAAAATCATTTATGCATTGGATATGGGACAACTCATTGCCGGTGCAAAATATAAAGGTGAGTTTGAAGAACGTTTGAAAAGTGTGGTGAAAGAAGTAACAACCAGTGATGGTGAAATTATTTTGTTCATTGATGAAATTCATACGCTTGTTGGTGCAGGCGGCGGCGAGGGTGCAATGGATGCAGCCAATATCCTGAAGCCTGCACTGGCAAGAGGTGAGTTGCGTGCTATTGGTGCAACCACCCTGAATGAATATCAGAAATTCTTTGAAAAAGACAAAGCACTTGAACGTCGTTTCCAGAAAGTGATGATCGATGAACCAAGTATGGAAGATGCAGTTTCGATCTTACGTGGTTTGAAAGATCGCTATGAAACACATCATCATGTGCGTATTAAAGACGAAGCAATCATTGCAGCAGTTGAATTAAGTGTACGTTATATCACCGATCGCTTTTTACCTGATAAAGCAATTGATCTGATCGATGAAAGTGCAGCCAAGCTTCGTTTGGAAATGAACAGCATGCCCGAAGAGCTGGATAAGCTTGAAAGGCAGATCCGTCAATTGGAAATTGAACGTGAAGCCATCAAACGTGAAAGCGATGAATTTAAATTGAAAGAACTCAATACCGAGATCGCCAATCTTTCTGTTGACAGAGATACCCTCAAGGCAAAATGGAAAACAGAAAAAGAGTTGGTGGAAAAAGTGCAGAATGCAAAAGCAGAAATTGAAAACCTGAAGTTGCAGGCTGAACGTGCAGAACGTGAAGGTAATTATGGATTGGTAGCTGAAATCCGTTATGGAAAAATTAAAGAACAGGAAACGCAAATTGCAGTATTAACGCAACAGATTGAAACAAGCGGGGAAAAACGGCTGTTGAAAGAAGAAGTGGACGCAGAAGATATTGCTGAGAATATTGCGAAGATGACTGGCATTCCTGTGGCAAAGATGTTACAGAGTGAGCGTGAAAAATTATTACATCTGGAAGATGAATTGCACAACCGTGTAATTGGTCAGGATGAAGCAATAACTGCTGTTGCAGATGCCATCCGCAGAAGCAGGGCGGGGTTGAGCGATCCAAAGAAACCAATCGGTTCGTTTATTTTTCTCGGAACAACAGGTGTGGGTAAAACCGAACTGGCGAAAGCGCTGGCAGAATACCTGTTTGATGATGAAGGAATGATGACAAGGATCGACATGAGTGAGTACCAGGAAAAGCATACGGTTTCAAGATTGGTGGGAGCGCCTCCGGGCTATGTGGGTTATGATGAAGGTGGTCAATTGACCGAGGCTGTTCGCCGTAAACCTTACAGTGTGGTGTTGCTGGATGAGATCGAAAAAGCCCATCCGGATGTCTGGAATGTGCTGCTGCAGGTGTTGGATGATGGCCGACTCACCGATAATAAAGGCAGGGTGGTGAACTTTAAGAACACTATCATCATCATGACGAGCAATATTGGTAGCCATTTAATTAGTGAGGCGTATGAAGGCGTAAGTACTGAAAATGAGATAGATAAGGCTGCGGAGCGGGCAAAACTGGAAGTTATGACGTTGCTTAGACAAACCATTCGGCCCGAATTCTTGAATCGTGTGGACGAAATCATTATGTTTGCACCATTACTTCGAAAGGAAATCAAATCCATTATTCGCATTCAGCTGAACAATCTCAAGCAACTTGTTGCCCAAAGCGGAATACAGCTGGAATTTTCTGACTACACCCTTGAATTCCTTGCCGAACATGGTTTCGATCCCCAGTTTGGTGCAAGACCCTTAAAGCGATTGATCCAGAAAGAGATCGTAAATGGGCTAAGCCGAAAGATTTTATCAGGCGATATCGAAAAAAGCCGCAAAGTTCTTGTGGATGTGTTTGATGGCGTAGTTGTTTTCAGAAATGAAAACGACGAGACTCCTTCAACAAAGGAAAAGAACAAGGCAGCAACTACCTGA
- a CDS encoding DsbA family protein produces MAHKAVEIEIIPPKDIWVGNKQAPVKLVMYGDYESEACAKANEVVNQLMGKYEDKLQFNFRHFPLTRIHQRAQKAAEASIGAAQEGEGKFWDMHNILFAHRRQLGTISLKGYAKEAGVTDKNFLTKLVDSVYGWSVRADLLEGADKGIRDVPFFYINGEVYNGPVNVSAFSKVIDLLATAKKPAAKAATKKRA; encoded by the coding sequence ATGGCACACAAAGCAGTAGAAATAGAAATTATCCCACCAAAAGATATATGGGTCGGCAATAAACAGGCACCGGTTAAATTAGTGATGTATGGCGATTATGAAAGTGAAGCCTGTGCAAAAGCAAACGAAGTAGTTAACCAGTTAATGGGCAAATACGAAGATAAATTACAGTTTAATTTTCGTCATTTTCCGTTGACACGTATTCATCAACGTGCACAAAAGGCCGCAGAAGCTTCAATTGGTGCAGCACAGGAAGGTGAAGGCAAGTTCTGGGATATGCATAATATCCTTTTTGCTCACCGTCGTCAGCTAGGTACCATCAGTTTGAAAGGATATGCAAAAGAAGCAGGTGTAACTGATAAGAACTTCCTGACAAAGCTGGTTGATTCAGTTTATGGCTGGAGCGTTCGTGCAGATTTGCTTGAAGGCGCAGACAAAGGTATCAGAGATGTGCCGTTCTTCTATATTAATGGTGAAGTGTACAATGGCCCGGTGAATGTAAGTGCATTCAGCAAAGTCATTGATCTGCTGGCAACCGCTAAAAAGCCTGCCGCAAAAGCAGCAACTAAAAAAAGAGCGTAA
- a CDS encoding DUF1553 domain-containing protein, giving the protein MNLFVNKKRNIVIAIVVAIGLVTTFFMQQPSNKIDFSADVKPILNKKCISCHGGVKKQGGFSFLFREEALAVTESGKPAIIPGDPDGSEMIRRLTLNDPEERMPYKHDPLSKEEISILKRWIKQGAKWGEHWAYLPVEEPTVPTGKRRFFGLLKPEKPVWVKNEIDYFINEKLVKEKIQASVEADKATLLRRVSLDITGLPPSTSLAQQFLNDTSSNAYERLVDSLLASSHYGERWTALWMDMARYADTKGYERDAHRSIWRYRDWLIQSFNQDKPYNDFLIEQVAGDLLPNPTDAQYIATAFHRNTMTNDEGGTDNEEYRTAAVMDRVSTTWETLMGTTFACVQCHSHPYDPFRHEEYYKFLAFFNNTRDEDTYEDFPVLREYKNVDSLKFEKLKVWLQQNVSKEKYAEIVRFIKTGQPVINSVVTDAFTNSALADTKWLSLRNNGTCRIKKVDLTNRNTLMFRYSTGMEAGKWSIHLDSIGGPLLTTISLKTTKGWEIASVPIPVASGVHDLWFSYKNPNLKKPEENGANFSWFYFTQSFPGNDKPGYDSAQQYYFDLVRSNQYTGTPIMVENTNDLFRTTNVFERGNWMVKSDEVKPGVPATLNPMPANAPANRLGLAMWLTDKKNPLVSRTIVNRIWEQLFGHGLAETLEDLGTQGIAPTHQELLDWLSYKLMTDYNWSLKKLIKEIVLSATYRQSSVVSKELQEKDPANRLYARGPRVRLSAEQLRDQALAVSGLLSRDMYGRSVMPYQPVGIWLTPYNGDKWKMSEGGDQYRRTIYTYWKRSAPYPFMMMFDGAARNVCVARRINTNTPLQALATLNDSSYLNMARNLAYNIKKEEATSVAQQISKGYEHMMYKAISKEKLNALTTLYTQSVNVFKEDKLKACEVIGMDSKHNTPETAALVVVMNAMLNLDEWITKN; this is encoded by the coding sequence ATGAATTTGTTTGTCAATAAAAAAAGAAACATTGTTATTGCAATAGTAGTAGCCATTGGATTGGTGACTACATTTTTCATGCAGCAACCCTCAAACAAAATTGATTTCAGTGCCGATGTTAAACCAATCCTCAACAAGAAATGTATTTCCTGTCATGGTGGTGTGAAAAAACAGGGAGGCTTCAGTTTTTTATTTCGTGAAGAAGCTCTTGCTGTTACTGAAAGCGGAAAGCCAGCCATCATTCCGGGTGATCCTGATGGCAGCGAAATGATCCGCAGACTTACATTAAATGATCCGGAAGAACGGATGCCTTACAAACATGATCCGCTGAGTAAGGAAGAAATTTCTATTTTAAAAAGATGGATCAAACAAGGTGCAAAATGGGGAGAGCATTGGGCTTATCTTCCTGTGGAAGAACCAACAGTGCCAACAGGCAAACGTCGTTTCTTTGGTTTGCTGAAACCGGAAAAACCGGTGTGGGTTAAAAATGAGATCGATTATTTTATCAACGAAAAATTAGTAAAGGAAAAAATACAAGCTTCGGTTGAAGCAGATAAAGCAACCTTATTACGCCGTGTGAGTTTAGATATTACCGGTCTTCCTCCTTCCACATCATTAGCGCAACAGTTTTTAAACGATACATCTTCGAATGCTTATGAACGGTTAGTTGACAGCTTACTTGCTTCATCACATTATGGAGAACGATGGACAGCTTTGTGGATGGACATGGCACGTTATGCTGATACAAAAGGTTACGAACGTGACGCACATCGCTCTATATGGCGTTACAGGGATTGGTTAATTCAATCGTTTAATCAAGATAAGCCTTACAACGATTTTTTAATTGAACAGGTAGCAGGTGATCTGTTGCCAAACCCAACCGATGCACAATACATTGCAACAGCATTTCATCGCAACACCATGACAAATGATGAAGGTGGTACTGACAATGAAGAGTATCGCACTGCTGCAGTGATGGATCGTGTAAGTACTACCTGGGAAACATTAATGGGTACAACCTTTGCGTGTGTGCAATGTCATAGTCATCCATATGATCCATTCAGGCACGAAGAGTATTATAAATTTCTTGCCTTCTTCAACAACACAAGAGATGAAGATACTTATGAAGATTTTCCTGTGTTGCGTGAATACAAAAATGTTGACAGTTTAAAATTTGAAAAATTAAAAGTTTGGTTGCAGCAAAATGTTTCGAAAGAGAAATATGCAGAGATAGTACGTTTTATTAAAACAGGTCAGCCTGTTATTAATTCTGTAGTAACAGATGCATTTACCAACAGTGCCCTTGCTGATACAAAATGGCTTTCATTAAGAAACAATGGAACTTGTCGTATAAAAAAAGTTGACCTGACTAACAGGAACACGCTGATGTTTCGTTATTCAACAGGTATGGAAGCTGGAAAGTGGAGTATTCATCTCGATAGTATTGGCGGGCCATTGCTTACGACCATTTCACTCAAAACAACAAAGGGTTGGGAAATAGCAAGTGTTCCCATTCCCGTTGCAAGCGGAGTGCATGATCTGTGGTTCAGCTATAAAAATCCAAACCTTAAAAAGCCCGAAGAGAACGGAGCAAATTTTAGTTGGTTTTATTTCACGCAATCTTTTCCCGGTAATGATAAGCCCGGTTACGATTCAGCACAACAATATTATTTTGATCTTGTACGATCCAATCAATACACTGGCACTCCGATCATGGTTGAAAATACAAATGATCTGTTTCGCACAACCAATGTGTTTGAACGGGGTAACTGGATGGTAAAGAGTGATGAAGTGAAACCCGGTGTGCCAGCTACATTAAATCCCATGCCAGCCAATGCTCCTGCAAATCGTTTAGGGCTTGCGATGTGGTTGACCGATAAAAAAAATCCATTGGTATCAAGAACCATTGTTAACCGCATTTGGGAGCAATTGTTTGGTCATGGTCTTGCAGAAACATTGGAAGATCTCGGTACGCAAGGTATAGCACCAACGCACCAGGAATTGCTTGATTGGCTTTCGTATAAATTAATGACTGACTATAACTGGAGTTTGAAAAAACTGATCAAAGAAATTGTACTATCTGCAACGTACAGACAAAGTTCAGTTGTATCAAAAGAATTGCAGGAGAAAGATCCGGCGAACAGGTTGTATGCACGTGGGCCCCGTGTACGTTTATCAGCTGAGCAATTAAGAGACCAGGCATTGGCCGTAAGTGGATTGTTGAGCAGAGACATGTATGGCCGGAGTGTGATGCCTTATCAACCAGTGGGTATCTGGCTTACACCTTACAATGGTGATAAATGGAAAATGAGTGAAGGCGGCGATCAATACCGCCGAACCATTTATACTTACTGGAAACGAAGTGCACCTTATCCATTTATGATGATGTTTGATGGTGCTGCACGTAATGTATGTGTGGCAAGACGCATCAACACCAATACACCTTTACAGGCATTGGCAACATTGAACGATTCTTCTTATCTCAACATGGCACGCAATCTTGCTTACAACATCAAAAAAGAAGAGGCAACCAGTGTAGCACAACAAATAAGTAAGGGCTATGAACATATGATGTATAAAGCCATCAGCAAAGAAAAACTCAATGCACTTACAACGTTGTACACACAATCAGTAAATGTGTTTAAAGAGGATAAACTGAAAGCATGCGAAGTAATTGGTATGGATAGTAAACATAATACACCTGAAACAGCAGCGTTGGTTGTTGTGATGAATGCCATGCTGAATCTTGATGAATGGATAACAAAAAATTAA
- a CDS encoding DUF1501 domain-containing protein yields MTRNELHNQRLANEAKEKQLQQFTRRHFLKESAMGFGALALGSLITGCGTGSGNASSQLFDPAHPLAPRMPFFPGKAKSVIYLHMAGAPSQLELFDYKPELAKLNGQDCPPSLLEGKKFAFIRGVPKMLGPQANFKQHGQSGLWVSDYLPHFSSIVDDVSIIKSVTTDQFNHAPAQLLMHTGSARLGRPSMGSWVTYGLGTENQNLPGFVVLTSGGNNPDAGKSVWGSGFLPSVYQGVQCRSEGDPVLFINDPEGMGRDLRKASIDAINKVNQEQYKEFNDPETLSRISQYEMAYKMQISVPEVMNINDEPAYIHEMYGTQPGKASFANNVLLARKLVEKGVRFVQLFDWGWDTHGTSADGAIDIGLINKCREVDKSMTALILDLKQRGLLEETLVVWGGEFGRTPMQENRDGKEMPFKGRDHHAEAFTMWMAGGGIKGGTTYGETDEIGYSIAKGKVEAFDLQATILNQLGFDHEKFTYEFQGRPFRLTDVAGKVITDIIA; encoded by the coding sequence ATGACCAGGAACGAACTACATAATCAAAGACTGGCAAACGAAGCAAAGGAGAAACAGTTGCAGCAGTTTACCCGTCGGCATTTTTTAAAAGAAAGTGCCATGGGCTTTGGTGCATTGGCATTGGGTTCGTTGATCACCGGTTGTGGAACTGGATCAGGCAATGCTTCATCGCAATTATTTGATCCGGCACATCCATTAGCACCACGCATGCCTTTCTTTCCAGGCAAAGCAAAATCTGTTATCTATCTGCACATGGCAGGTGCACCATCGCAACTGGAATTATTTGATTATAAACCTGAGCTTGCAAAACTCAATGGACAGGATTGTCCGCCATCTTTATTGGAAGGAAAGAAGTTTGCATTTATTCGTGGTGTGCCTAAAATGTTAGGACCGCAAGCCAACTTTAAACAACATGGGCAAAGTGGTTTATGGGTAAGTGATTACCTGCCGCATTTTTCTTCAATTGTTGATGATGTATCTATTATAAAATCTGTCACCACTGATCAATTTAATCATGCACCTGCACAGTTGTTAATGCATACAGGTAGTGCACGTTTAGGACGACCAAGCATGGGTTCATGGGTTACTTATGGGTTAGGTACAGAAAATCAAAATTTACCGGGCTTTGTTGTGTTGACATCGGGTGGTAATAATCCTGATGCAGGTAAGAGTGTGTGGGGTAGCGGTTTTCTGCCAAGTGTTTATCAAGGCGTGCAATGCCGCAGCGAAGGTGATCCGGTTTTGTTTATCAACGATCCCGAAGGTATGGGTCGTGATCTTCGCAAAGCATCCATTGATGCGATTAATAAAGTGAACCAGGAACAGTATAAAGAATTCAATGATCCTGAAACCTTGTCACGCATTTCACAATACGAGATGGCGTACAAGATGCAGATATCTGTACCGGAAGTAATGAACATAAATGATGAGCCTGCCTACATTCATGAGATGTATGGCACACAACCGGGCAAAGCAAGTTTTGCGAATAATGTTTTGCTTGCACGTAAGCTGGTTGAAAAAGGTGTACGTTTTGTACAGTTGTTTGATTGGGGTTGGGATACACATGGTACGAGTGCCGATGGTGCAATTGATATTGGCCTGATCAATAAATGCAGAGAAGTTGATAAATCAATGACCGCTCTTATTCTTGATTTGAAACAACGTGGATTGTTAGAAGAAACTTTAGTTGTTTGGGGTGGTGAGTTTGGTCGTACGCCTATGCAGGAAAATCGTGATGGAAAAGAAATGCCGTTTAAAGGAAGAGATCATCATGCAGAAGCATTTACGATGTGGATGGCCGGTGGAGGTATCAAAGGCGGAACTACTTATGGTGAAACAGATGAGATTGGATACAGTATTGCCAAAGGAAAAGTTGAAGCATTCGATTTGCAGGCAACCATTCTTAATCAACTCGGGTTTGATCATGAAAAGTTCACGTATGAATTTCAGGGACGACCGTTCCGTTTAACTGATGTAGCAGGAAAAGTAATTACAGATATTATTGCATAA
- a CDS encoding sugar phosphate isomerase/epimerase family protein: MKQNRRTFMKATASATAATMLSPFATLASAEQPVFPKNDQFKLLMMQTSWGFKGNIDAFCAAAKKEGYDGIEVWWPADDVKAQTELFDALKKHGLQVGFLCGGSQTNHQEHFDTFKKNLDAATANKIQKPVYINCHSGRDYFTYEQNKLFIDQTTKRSKETGVPIYHETHRGRMLFAAHITRQFIEKNPELRLTLDISHWCNVHETLLTDQKETVDIALERVDHIHSRVGHPEGPQVSDPRAPEWERALSAHIAWWDKVIERKKKKGELMTILTEFGPPDYLQTLPYTRQPVADQWAINVHMMQLLRKRYQ; this comes from the coding sequence ATGAAACAAAACCGCCGCACATTTATGAAAGCTACTGCATCAGCAACTGCAGCAACCATGCTTTCCCCGTTTGCAACATTGGCTTCAGCAGAACAACCTGTGTTTCCAAAAAATGATCAATTTAAATTGCTGATGATGCAAACCAGTTGGGGATTTAAAGGTAATATCGATGCTTTTTGTGCGGCTGCAAAAAAAGAAGGGTATGATGGTATTGAAGTGTGGTGGCCTGCTGATGATGTAAAAGCACAAACAGAACTGTTTGATGCGTTGAAAAAACACGGACTGCAGGTTGGTTTTCTTTGTGGCGGTTCGCAAACAAATCACCAGGAGCATTTCGATACGTTTAAAAAAAATCTTGATGCTGCTACTGCCAACAAAATTCAGAAACCTGTTTACATCAATTGTCATTCAGGACGGGATTATTTTACTTACGAGCAGAATAAATTGTTTATCGATCAAACAACAAAACGTTCAAAAGAAACCGGTGTACCTATCTATCATGAAACACATCGTGGACGAATGTTGTTTGCTGCGCATATTACAAGACAGTTCATCGAAAAGAATCCTGAGTTACGTTTAACATTGGACATATCGCATTGGTGCAACGTGCATGAAACATTATTGACCGATCAAAAAGAAACTGTTGATATTGCATTAGAGCGTGTAGATCATATTCATTCAAGAGTTGGTCACCCGGAAGGCCCGCAGGTAAGTGATCCACGTGCACCGGAGTGGGAGAGAGCATTGAGTGCACATATAGCCTGGTGGGATAAAGTAATTGAACGTAAGAAGAAAAAAGGTGAACTAATGACGATCTTAACAGAATTTGGTCCGCCTGATTATTTACAAACATTGCCTTATACAAGACAGCCGGTAGCAGATCAATGGGCAATCAATGTGCACATGATGCAGCTACTGCGTAAACGATACCAGTAA